Genomic DNA from Danaus plexippus chromosome 16 unlocalized genomic scaffold, MEX_DaPlex mxdp_23, whole genome shotgun sequence:
aaaatataaaattaaagataaaatgtatagtaaaaagattaaatacaATCTTTGGTATCAAAAacttaatgtatttaagaCACTCGTAGCActgataaaatgtttttgataaaaacatcCTTATTCtatgaaacatttaatttgtcaaaaataagtttattcatatattttactcatcataataatatatatatatatatgaagtaatatttgtatagaacCTTagtattacatacatttttgtgGAGCTCAAGACTTATTTATACTCTACAGTACagtaactattaaaaaaattttaattaaataactttcatataataacttgcaagtaataaataacttctgTGTAATAACTAACAGTATAACTCGATGATTCGTCCGAGTCCTCCATGTCCACCATCATCTTCTCTATGAGCCTCTCCATGCTGGTCTCAGACGGTACAGGGTTCGGGTCCTGTCTGAGACGCTTACTGCGTTTCACCACCTggaacatataaattaatatggatcagtaaacaaagaaataataaacattttagatGTGGTTTGTCATTAAGATATAAGTGAAATgtgctgtttatttattacagattCAAGTGTCCGACTAAATGCATACAGTTATTTAGTTATGCCTAAGTTGGGAGTATTTTGTGAGAAGgttcatgaaattaaaattgtaatactaCGTTCTCTGTGAAGGgcatttcacaaaaatataggTTTGGCGTGAAGTTGGGCGTCTTAGTCTATGAAGGAAGCCCTTAGTATGTAACCTGATGAGGTGAATGTGTAAAATAAGTCCTTGTGGTATGAGGTTAATGACATAGAGTAGGCTTAAGTCGTTACGGAAATTCTCAGAaaccttttataaattactaataattcTCTGGATTCATCAGACATCGCCAGATTGATGTTATAAATTCCAttgaaaagttaataaaatcgGTGCACCAGATTACATACTTCCAggaatttcttattaattatattttatatataaagaataaaatttaattttagaataatatgtaCCATAGACTAtggcatatatataaatatatgtcaaatCTTAAtaagtgatataaatatttggttaCCATGACTTCGTCTCCGTCCCCTTGCGGCTCCCCGCAGCTCCGATAGCACATGGTCCTCTGTAACAGCTGTACGAGTCTCTCCCCCCAGGAGCGCGGCGCACCGGGAGACGTCCGACAGCGGAGAGCGCGCCCGCCGGAATACTTAAGGGTGCGCAGGTAACGACGCTTACTCTGGATGTAGCTCACCTGAGTGTTCGAAATTTGAATtaggtacatatttaaacTGTTAGCCTGACAGATTATTCGGTTTTGAATTCGTATTCcatctttgaaagaaattgtGGTTTGATTTTGAATTCCGCTCTTTCGAATTTTGCTctgttctttatttaaatttgatccCATTGATCCCATCGGCATTTCTTTTACATCGAAagattatacttttttacacGATTTGGATAgtgtcaatttatttttcacataattttatatttgatatattgcCATATCCattgctttataataatatagttattaatatgCTTACAACGTCTGCTGATCTAAGAGGTGGTTTCCCAAGAGCGAGGTTTATTAGTGAGATGGACTCTCTCGTAACTCGCAGCACGACCAGCAGCGCCAGAAAAAGAACCCAGTTTAGGGGACGGATTAGCTCGGCCTGAGGGCGTTCGTCTTGATCCACtagaatttcaaaaatatatatttttaaaatttctgatATGCAATAGACTATAACAACctgttcttattaatattcagaaaaaaaaattaagtggcCTGTATCAAATGATTCAAACCTCAAACATACAGccaattaatgaaaaatatatataaaacctacGCGGAGGCGGCACAGCCCATCTGGCGCTCTTCTCAACGACCCATAGCGCCCGATCCATGTACCGCAGCACGGTCTGTCCCAAACGATAGCTAGCTGCATGCTCCGCAGCACCCTGGAGCGCTTCTTTGGCGAATGACACTAGTTCCATTACGCAACCTAGAAAAATATGGcgactttttataaatatcttaacaaactatatttaccaagaaatctaataaaatgtttaaaataataatttctatcCATCAGAATGAGTTAGTTTATTACATTCAAAACAGCGccgtaaatttaaattattttttatgttaatgaaatgtttgatatttcatgaaaatttgCCAT
This window encodes:
- the LOC116772080 gene encoding uncharacterized protein LOC116772080, producing the protein MELVSFAKEALQGAAEHAASYRLGQTVLRYMDRALWVVEKSARWAVPPPLDQDERPQAELIRPLNWVLFLALLVVLRVTRESISLINLALGKPPLRSADVVSYIQSKRRYLRTLKYSGGRALRCRTSPGAPRSWGERLVQLLQRTMCYRSCGEPQGDGDEVMVVKRSKRLRQDPNPVPSETSMERLIEKMMVDMEDSDESSSYTLTNVTSARSDRSDCTESDQDAHKNTNAQTDDQNNGNVSTELHGTSRKREPLDVTIRSGLNGNSKEATIDFIQNETGPEIVVQKHKKFANGRAQNNSFAKERNADESWSNNEK